In Herbaspirillum seropedicae, a single window of DNA contains:
- a CDS encoding GlsB/YeaQ/YmgE family stress response membrane protein — MEHGLIAWLIIGAVAGWLAGVLVKGGGFGLLADILIGIVGAVIGGWLAGLLGIAVGGGILASIVTATLGAVVLLVIVRAFRRA; from the coding sequence ATGGAACACGGACTCATTGCATGGCTGATCATCGGTGCGGTTGCTGGCTGGCTGGCCGGCGTGCTGGTCAAGGGCGGCGGCTTCGGCCTGTTGGCCGACATCCTCATCGGTATCGTCGGCGCGGTCATCGGCGGCTGGCTGGCCGGCCTGCTGGGCATCGCCGTGGGGGGCGGCATCCTGGCCTCCATCGTCACGGCCACGCTGGGCGCGGTGGTCCTGCTGGTCATCGTGCGCGCCTTCAGGCGCGCCTGA
- the galU gene encoding UTP--glucose-1-phosphate uridylyltransferase GalU, which yields MKKITKAVFPVAGLGSRFLPATKAQPKEMLPIVDKPLIQYAVEEAVEAGITEMIFITGRNKRAIEDHFDKAYELESELEAAGKVKLLETIRHVVPKHINCVYVRQAEPLGLGHAVLLAKPLVGDEPFAVLLADDFMDVDAGQKNVMAQMTAMFEREGKSLLAVQDVPRPETRQYGIVSGSAYADRLELMSGIVEKPAPEEAPSTLAVVGRYVLTPAIFERLENIGTGAGGEIQLTDAISALLQQEQILAYRYEGQRFDCGSKLGYLKAAVAMGFKHKEVGSGFAQFLQDFAAQHDLQQAAQPKGPATVTPLKPNAAPAHGGAGQEKQPVAANSVM from the coding sequence ATGAAAAAAATCACCAAAGCAGTCTTCCCCGTCGCCGGTCTGGGCAGCCGTTTCCTTCCCGCCACCAAGGCGCAACCCAAGGAAATGCTTCCCATCGTCGACAAGCCCCTGATCCAGTACGCCGTCGAAGAAGCCGTTGAAGCCGGCATCACCGAGATGATCTTCATCACCGGCCGCAACAAGCGCGCCATCGAAGATCACTTCGACAAGGCCTACGAGCTGGAGAGCGAGCTGGAAGCCGCCGGCAAGGTCAAGCTGCTGGAAACCATCCGCCACGTCGTGCCCAAGCACATCAATTGCGTCTACGTGCGCCAGGCCGAACCGCTGGGCCTGGGCCACGCCGTGCTGCTGGCCAAGCCGCTGGTGGGCGATGAGCCCTTCGCCGTGCTGCTGGCCGATGACTTCATGGATGTGGACGCCGGCCAGAAGAACGTGATGGCGCAGATGACCGCCATGTTCGAACGCGAAGGCAAGAGCCTCTTGGCCGTGCAGGATGTGCCGCGCCCCGAGACCCGCCAGTACGGCATCGTCAGCGGCAGCGCCTATGCCGACCGCCTGGAACTGATGAGCGGCATCGTCGAGAAGCCCGCTCCGGAAGAAGCCCCCTCCACCCTGGCCGTGGTGGGCCGCTATGTGCTCACCCCCGCCATCTTCGAACGCCTGGAAAACATCGGCACGGGCGCCGGTGGCGAAATCCAGCTGACCGATGCGATCTCGGCCCTGCTGCAGCAGGAACAGATCTTGGCCTATCGCTACGAAGGCCAGCGTTTCGACTGCGGTTCCAAGCTGGGCTATCTCAAGGCCGCCGTGGCCATGGGCTTCAAGCACAAGGAAGTGGGCAGCGGCTTTGCCCAGTTCCTGCAGGACTTCGCTGCCCAGCACGACCTGCAGCAGGCCGCCCAGCCCAAGGGCCCGGCCACCGTCACCCCGCTCAAGCCCAATGCCGCGCCCGCCCACGGCGGCGCAGGCCAGGAAAAGCAGCCAGTAGCAGCAAACAGCGTCATGTAA